The Daucus carota subsp. sativus chromosome 9, DH1 v3.0, whole genome shotgun sequence genome window below encodes:
- the LOC108200393 gene encoding protein trichome birefringence-like 12 has protein sequence MASKLTSKLLQSLIISTLTLIFLYTTFFTINPPFQATPSPPKHSISPQSHCNLFTGKWVFDPTREPIYDSTCPFHRNSWNCLRNQRENMGRINSWKWVPEKCDLSRVDPVGFMGLMRNKRIGFVGDSLNENFLASFLCILRVGDLGAKKWKRKGAWRGAFYPKYNLTVGYHRAVLLAKYQWQPKQSSASGKDESEGTYRVDVDIPADDWVGIADFYDVLIFNTGHWWGYDKFPKQTPLVFYQAGQPILPPLGMLEGYKTVVENMAAYVQREFSRKTIKFWRLQSPRHFHGGEWNQNGSCLFDNPLEESQLDSWFDPNMNGVNKEARQFNQLIRDAIQGTDIRVLDFTHLSEFRADAHPAIWLGKKDAVAVWGQDCMHWCLPGVPDTWVDILSQLIRDSLETR, from the exons ATGGCTTCCAAGCTAACTTCAAAGCTCTTACAATCCCTAATCATCTCCACTCTCACACTCATCTTTCTCTACACCACTTTCTTCACCATTAATCCACCATTTCAAGCAACCCCATCTCCTCCAAAACACTCAATTTCGCCTCAATCACACTGCAATCTGTTCACCGGCAAATGGGTTTTTGACCCGACCCGGGAACCAATTTATGACTCCACATGCCCATTTCACAGGAACTCATGGAATTGCTTGAGGAATCAAAGGGAGAACATGGGTCGGATCAATTCTTGGAAATGGGTGCCTGAAAAATGTGATCTTTCTCGGGTTGACCCGGTTGGGTTCATGGGTCTGATGAGGAATAAAAGAATTGGGTTTGTTGGGGATTCTTTGAACGAGAATTTTTTGGCTTCTTTTCTTTGTATTTTGAGAGTTGGTGATTTGGGTGCTAAGAAATGGAAAAGGAAAGGGGCTTGGAGAGGCGCTTTTTATCCGAAATATAATTTGACAGTTGGGTATCATAGAGCTGTTTTGCTTGCCAAATATCA GTGGCAGCCAAAACAATCGAGTGCCAGCGGAAAAGATGAATCAGAAGGAACCTATCGGGTAGATGTTGATATTCCAGCTGATGACTGGGTTGGCATTGCGGATTTCTACGATGTTCTCATTTTCAATACTGGGCACTG GTGGGGTTATGATAAATTCCCAAAGCAGACACCTCTTGTTTTTTACCAGGCAGGGCAACCAATACTTCCACCCTTGGGGATGTTGGAAGGCTATAAAACTGTCGTTGAAAATATGGCTGCTTATGTTCAGAGGGAGTTCTCAAGAAAAACAATCAAATTTTGGCGGTTACAATCACCTAGGCACTTTCATGGTGGGGAGTGGAATCAAAATGGTAGTTGCTTGTTTGACAATCCTCTTGAGGAATCCCAG CTTGACTCATGGTTCGATCCCAATATGAATGGAGTGAATAAAGAAGCAAGGCAATTTAATCAATTGATTCGAGACGCAATACAAGGCACAGATATTCGAGTGCTTGATTTTACTCATTTAAGTGAGTTCAGAGCAGATGCACATCCAGCAATTTGGTTAGGAAAGAAAGATGCTGTGGCAGTTTGGGGTCAGGACTGTATGCACTGGTGCTTACCCGGTGTTCCTGACACGTGGGTTGATATTTTGTCACAACTTATTCGTGATAGCTTAGAGACAAGATGA
- the LOC108201871 gene encoding uncharacterized protein LOC108201871, with the protein MNSDAELASELASKIEKMNTQLAQREEAIKRSSEILFQEMCKHLEMQESEVMKKWKIMSEDDKLGLVKEFVFEWGGDFQPLSAKSVIEMVEVYLSEDGDYEDSDVFDSDDDDSSPMFGGLLNFFGIVKRIPAVLPYDEK; encoded by the exons ATGAACAGCGATGCTGAACTTGCATCAGAATTAGcctcaaaaattgaaaaaatgaaCACCCAATTGGCTCAAAGGGAGGAAGCCATCAAGAGAAGTAGTGAAATTTTGTTCCAAGAGATGTGTAAGCACTTGGAGATGCAAGAAAGTGAGGTGATGAAGAAGTGGAAGATTATGAGTGAAGATGATAAGTTGGGGTTGGTTAAAGAGTTTGTGTTTGAATGGGGTGGTGATTTTCAGCCATTGTCTGCGAAATCGGTTATCGAAATGGTGGAGGTGTACTTGAGTGAAGATGGTGATTATGAGGATAGTGATGTAtttgatagtgatgatgatgatagttCTCCGATGTTCGGTGGTTTGTTGAATTTCTTTG GCATAGTAAAACGAATTCCTGCAGTTTTACCATATGATGAGAAGTGA
- the LOC108201075 gene encoding uncharacterized protein LOC108201075, which produces MKPNTRVDVKVLTLPAPLVQNVQREWTCAVCQVTTTSEATLNSHLQGRKHKIKCEELKAGKQTTMRVVTIGGTNRVRYCTICQVKTQSEAIWNSHVQGKKHKSKCKELRAIVKAEKNNFSSTATKSCQANQDPNNRFGCDICQMTLQSEVTLQSHLQGKRHKSNSEQFKARKMAEEYAFPAS; this is translated from the coding sequence ATGAAACCGAACACTCGTGTCGATGTTAAAGTCCTGACATTGCCAGCACCCCTAGTACAGAATGTACAGAGGGAGTGGACTTGTGCTGTGTGTCAAGTAACCACGACGAGTGAGGCAACGCTGAATTCACATCTTCAAGGAAGGAAACACAAGATCAAATGCGAGGAGTTAAAAGCAGGAAAGCAGACGACAATGAGAGTAGTAACCATTGGCGGAACAAACAGAGTGAGGTATTGTACAATATGTCAGGTGAAAACTCAAAGCGAGGCAATATGGAATTCACATGTTCAGGGAAAGAAACACAAGTCTAAGTGCAAGGAGTTACGAGCAATAGTGAAAGCGGAAAAGAATAACTTCTCAAGTACTGCAACCAAGTCATGTCAAGCTAATCAAGATCCAAATAACAGGTTTGGTTGTGATATATGTCAGATGACGTTACAGAGCGAGGTGACACTGCAGTCACATCTTCAGGGGAAAAGGCACAAGTCGAATTCTGAACAGTTCAAAGCCAGAAAGATGGCAGAGGAATATGCATTTCCAGCTTCTTAA
- the LOC108203029 gene encoding protein PHLOEM PROTEIN 2-LIKE A10-like — protein sequence MDLQFSQKGLQITHKKKKLLIILAALGVSGYGLYKVYNFPSIIKKRKRLAKLMGTLVSVIEMVSDSAEAIGVVSKDMKEFLQSDCDQIPHSLTQLSKIARCDEFSMSLSRASEAVTLGVLRGCRGGIEDENGGVLGFADRVFDKMTSSAGTGFVSVVAGSFAKNLVLGSRTNKGVVSVGSRLPDWVVDVMCDERCKVVVAEYIKAFVSTAVGVYLDRTMSVNVYDDMFSGLTNPKHQGRVRDVFVSVCNGAVETLVKTTHEVLTRPNSDSNPSSGVIETIGSPRATVDALFDQNARSLQEKISSFDIQNTDWVSSFSSTLSVPSNRRFVLGMTRRVTYETTRSFMAFFLRKLVFGLRRGFYLVHDEVMDRGLEVIRYVGAKSFVVITVCLVLSVFCILCKQTPFLYM from the coding sequence ATGGATCTTCAATTCAGCCAAAAGGGTCTCCAAATCACccacaaaaagaaaaaattattaattatcttaGCAGCTCTCGGTGTTTCAGGCTATGGTTTATATAAAGTTTACAACTTTCCCTCTATAATCAAGAAACGAAAGAGGCTTGCTAAGCTGATGGGCACCCTTGTTTCAGTAATTGAAATGGTTTCTGATTCTGCCGAGGCAATTGGGGTTGTTTCGAAAGATATGAAGGAGTTTCTGCAATCTGATTGTGATCAAATTCCGCATAGTCTGACCCAGTTGTCGAAAATTGCTAGGTGTGATGAGTTTTCGATGTCGTTGTCGAGAGCTTCTGAGGCGGTGACATTGGGGGTTTTGAGGGGGTGTAGGGGGGGAATTGAGGATGAGAATGGAGGGGTTCTTGGGTTTGCAGATagggtgtttgataaaatgacTAGTAGTGCTGGGACGGGTTTTGTGTCCGTTGTTGCTGGGAGTTTCGCGAAGAATTTGGTTTTGGGGTCTCGGACGAATAAGGGGGTTGTTTCGGTTGGATCAAGGTTACCGGATTGGGTGGTTGATGTAATGTGTGATGAGAGGTGTAAGGTTGTTGTAGCGGAGTATATTAAGGCGTTTGTGAGTACTGCGGTGGGTGTTTATTTAGATAGGACAATGAGTGTTAATGTGTATGATGATATGTTTTCGGGATTGACTAATCCGAAGCATCAAGGGAGAGTGAGAGATGTGTTTGTTTCGGTTTGTAATGGTGCAGTGGAAACTCTTGTGAAGACGACACACGAAGTTTTGACGAGACCGAATTCGGATTCGAACCCTTCGAGTGGTGTTATTGAAACTATTGGTTCTCCAAGGGCTACTGTTGATGCGCTTTTTGATCAGAATGCAAGAAGCTTGCAAGAGAAGATATCGTCTTTTGATATTCAGAATACCGATTGGGTTAGTAGTTTTTCGTCTACATTGTCGGTTCCAAGTAATAGGAGATTTGTGCTTGGTATGACTAGGAGGGTGACATATGAAACAACTAGATCTTTTATGGCTTTTTTCTTGAGAAAGCTCGTTTTTGGTTTGAGGAGAGGTTTTTATTTAGTTCATGATGAGGTTATGGATAGAGGATTAGAAGTCATCCGATATGTCGGTGCTAAATCATTCGTTGTTATTACAGTATGTCTTGTTTTGTCTGTATTTTGTATCCTATGTAAGCAAACACCTTTTCTTTACATGTGA